The region TTCAACCGTCGATTATCGACTCCTACATGCAGAATGAATTGCATAAAGGAAGGATAGCTGGCCCCTACCCTATCCCGCCCCTCCCTAATCTTCACACCAGTCGCTTTGGGGTTATACCAAAGAAGCATCAGCCTGGCAAGTGGCGTCTTATACTTGATCTTTCCAGTCCTGCGGGAGCCATTGTCAATGACTGGATTCCTAAGGACGTCTTCTCAGTTCAGTACATGTCAGTGGATGACATCATTGATGGGATTATGACCTATGGCCGCGGGACGCTGATGGGAAAATTTGACATTGAGAGCGCTTATCGCATTGTGCCTGTGCACTTGGATGACCGCTTCCTCTTGGGAATGCAGTGGAGGGGCCATTTCTTCATTGACCTTGCTCTCCTTTTCGGCCTGCGTTCAGCCCCGTACATCTTCTCAGCCGTTGCCGATTTACTGGAGTGGATCGTAAGGCGTAATTACCATGTGGCTTTTCTTAAGCACTACCTGGATGACTTTCACACTTTGGGTCCCCCAGACTCCCCGCAGTGCAAACAAAACCTCGCCACCTGTATTATACTTTTCTCAGACTAGGGCGTTCCCCTGCACCCTGACAAGTTCGAAGGTCCATCAACAGTTCTGACAGTACTCGGCATTGAACTGGACTCCCTGGCTCTCCAGGCACGGCTGCCTAAGGAAAAATTTGACCGCATTTCCAGTCTCATTGATGAGTGGTCGTGTAAGAGGCATTGCAAGCGAGAACATCTGGAGTCTCTCATTGGACACTTGCAGCATGCACGCAAAGTCGTCCCACAGGGTCGCACATTCCTGCGTAGGATGATTAACCTTCTTTCGGCCTTCAGGAAGGATGACCACCCATTAAGCTAAACAAGGACATCTTCCACTCCTGGGATGGTCGTAGCTTCTTCCTGTCCCCGTAGTGGGCTCCCCTGCCTGATTTTCAAGTATTATCTGATGCGGCAGGCACCCTTGGCTAAGGAGCTCTCTTCAAACGGGATTGGTTTGCAGGGGCCTGGTCTTCCGCACAGATGCCCTTATCGATAGCTTATAAGGAGTTATTCCATGTGGTGCTGGCTGCCGCACTTTGGGGTCCTTGGTGGTCATCCAGACGGGTAGAGTTTTGCTCCGACAATATGGCAGTGGTTGAGGTGTTGCGGTCGGGAACTTCTCGAGACCCTAACTTGATGGCTCTCCTGCACCGCCTGTCTCTCTTGACCGCCCAGCTATCACTTTCAGACTATTCACAGGCCATGCTTTGGGCTGCATGCTGCCTAGATTTTTTCGGTGTCCTGAGGGCTGGGGAATTCACAGTTAACGAGCCCTCCGACCCCGCGATTCACCTAACTCCTCAGGATCTTCAACTGGACTCCACCTCAAAACCAACCTGTTTGAGGGTGCAGATAAAGGCTTCCAAAACCGACCCTTTCCATCAGGGCTGCTTCATCTACCTGGATCGTGGTCACACTTCCATTTGTCCCATTGCTTCACTTATGGCTTACCTGCACCGTCGCAGCCCGGCCCCTGGCCCTCTCTTTCTCCAGGAAAATGGTCAACCACTGACGCGAACTCAGCTCTCCAACTTCTTCCAATCTAACTTGAGTGCTGTCGGGATCACGGGCACCTATTCGGGTCACAGTTTTCACACTGGGGCCGCCACCACAGCCACTCAACAGGGTCTCCTGGATCATCTTATTAAGACCATGGGCCGCTGGTCCAGTGATGCCTATCTACCATACGTGAGGACGCCAGTGCAGTCCATTCTCAACATCTCGGGCCAATTACTCTAGCAGGTATGTGGGAACTCATGTTTTTTACTTGCAGCGACCGTGCCTTGGGATCTGGCAGTTCTTCCTTAGGGGCTAGGGCTCCCCAAGCCACGAGCCCCTCAGGCTCGGGGCTTTCTTCCATCAGCCTCGAGGTCCCTTCGGCTTggtgtgggggctcatggctgggttgcggggATTGCCAGCCATGGGAGCATTTCACTGTCTAGGGGCTGGCTGATCTCAGTGGAGGCCTCCAGACATCCCGGGCACCTATCTTCCATACAGCTTGATGCAGTAGCTAAATAAAGGATTACACACTATTCAGGAATGATGATACAGCAAGAGTATCACAAAATACAAGACCTTTTGGAGGCATGGCAGTTTATAGTCATCTTGATTATTATCCAGGATACCCATGTTGTGCCAATACAAATGGTGTTGAAATAACTGTTATCAGATTAATGATCATGCCTCATATATCTATAGTGGGTGTATACAGATCACCAGCCGTACCAATTACACAATTATGTAGTGTGGTCCAGCATATGCTTGATTGTTTGACAACTCaagttaatatttttattggaGACTTTAATGTAAATTACTTTAATAGCTCACAGAGTGCATCactcaataatttatttgtaagAGACAATAATTATAGACAACTGGTTTCAAGCTTTACAACTGACAGAAATACTTGTATTGATCACATCTATACTAATTTTTCTGAATCACAAATACAGTTTCAGATTCTAGAAACCTATTTTTCAGATCACAAAACCATTTGTGTATTGGTTAACTTTTAAGCAGGTAGTTTTGTTGTATTACTTACAGACATTATATATTATCTATCAATTGTGATTAAGTTTATAACAAGGGCAGCTAAATAACTAATTACAATGACATGTCATTTACAGATTAATCAGCTTGGATTTCAACTTGACTTAAAAAAGATGCCATCAAAACCAACATCAAACAACACAAAACGCACACCATCATCACAAGGTTCAAAGGAACCCACTGCACCGCCATCACAAGCCCAAGAACCCACTACGCCATCATGAGCCGAAAAACCCACTACACCATCACGAACCCAAAAACCCACTACACCATCACAAGCCGAAAAACCCACTACACCATCACGAGCCCAAGAACCCACTACACCATCACAAGCCCAAGTTGCTGCAACACCACCACCATCAGGAGCAAAAGTGCCCACGACACTGCCATCAACTGCCCAAGTCTCATCTGTAGGACCTACATCTCAAGGTAAGCAGAGATAGACAGCTTATTTTGAACTTCTAAATGGATGCAATTGCACACATTCAGAACTTCTCCCTCTCTACAATAACAATTTCTTAACATTCATGTAACATTATAAGAATAAAATAGTAGTATCTTCAATAAGACAAATATTTGATTAAAATGTATTGATTTATTACTAAACTATTGTATTGAAAATCTTCCAATGTGtacagaaaacaatttttttaaattatcatTTATAAAGACATTAAACAACATTctctatttcaatttacagatCTTGAATTAGAGGGTTTCATCCACACTCTTAGTCCTATCAAAAAGGCTAACAACAAGTCAAAGACACCATATTTTGAGTGCCTTGTTCAGACAAGCAACACGTCCAAAGTTAGAGCAGTGTGCTATGAAACCAAAAAGCGAACCACTTTGCCTCAAGCTTAGAGTTCCAAATCGCCTGTAAAGATTAGTGGAGTGAAACGACTACCTTCCACAAGTTTCAGGGACTCCTTGGAAGAGTACAAGATCGccaaatgaatgaatgtgttATTGCTGATCACACCAATACTATCAGATTGACACTTTGGGAAGACCTTATGGATGCAATAGATTGCGGAAAAACATTTAAGTTCAAGAATGTAAAAATTAGATCATTCAATGACATAAAATATCTAACTACCAATGAAGGAACCACCATCCACCAAGACCAAGACATCCATGATATTAACATGGATTGTGAAGACATAAGCCTTAGCTTAAACATTTCAGAAGGAAAATGTATCTCAGCAAAACTCAAAAGATAATTATCCTGCATTGCTTGTAATGCATGTATTAAAGGCATAGCATCGGACAGCATGATCACATGTCAGAACTGCCAAATGACTACCCTAGAAGAAAACTACAGCCATAAGCTTGTAGCACAATTAATGATCTTAACAGCAAAAGGAAAGGTTCAAAGTTATACATGCTTTAATGATGCTTTGCAGAGCTTCCTAGCATCAAGCAACACAAACTTGACAATTGACACCACTGATCTggatgaattgaaaaaactgcTGCTAATATCTCCTGCCAAGCAAATGATTATAAATGATTCGACAAAAACTATAACCCAATTTCTACTATAATTGAactataaaagaaaaacaacattgcaCCTCAAAAGCATTTTGAACATTATCAAATTGGAGTTAAGTAAGTTCAAATAGTTGAGTCACAGTTCTATAAATTacagataataattattgtcattttgaTTATGAGAAATAGGACTGACTGTTTGATTAATTAACAGTGTTGACATGCTAcagtcagaaattaaaatagttGAGTTACAGTTCCATAAATTACagagaattattattatttactttgatTATGACAATTACACATTGACTGATCAACTACATGTGACAGTCAGAATATATGCAAACCCTTGTACAAGTTGTACTTTTGTTGTTActgttaataaaacaaattgttgaATAAACTACTATACAATCTGTTGGCTTGAATATTCACTCAGTATTGTGTTATTAATCGCAGCTTTGTGTTATTAATACACAACTTTATAAACCAACTTTATTGAACTTTACGAtttaataaaatgaataataagcTTATAACACAAGATACTGCAGTCATTTCAAATCGTTAAAATTTACCAAGAGATTTATGTATGTAAGATTACTATGATATCAAAATTACCAGACAACCTGATGTGTTCAACATGcatttctttgtaaatttcttCACTTATACATTAATCTTATGTTCAAAAATGTGATGGCTATACGCCTGAGCCGCATGTAGTCGTAGACTGcgtatttttgttattgacctTCTACCGAGTgctatgtgataaacatttgccAAAGGACGAATTATTTATGCAGACGTGATATTCAAACCTTTGTAAATTACTATAGAGAGCCACCTTAAACACTGGTAATAAGTTCCCCAGTCAGGGTCTTTGAATCACAGCCCACAAGCAAAAATAACAGGATCCTCCAACAGACCCCATGAAGCAAGAAACAGCTCCATGAGCAATTGTTTAAACAAAGGATTAAATACAAAACTAGAAAAGAGGCAATTTATTTAGGTAGTTAACAATATCTGTGACATAGCctgattaatattattgttaacagTAATTAAtgccaaaaaattatttggaaCAAAATTCAGCTCTTTCATCGAGGCTTAAAGATTATGATTTGAGATAAGAGCAATTCACTCTTGAAATCCACAACATgaagcaataaaattaatatcaatcAGATTATGTTTTTGATAAGCTTGCAGCGTTTTCCCATGAAGTGTCAACTATCAATCAGGCTGATGGAGGATTAACTATATCagtaaaaagagaaacaatgGACAAAAAGTTCACAACTCCAACACATCATACCTATTTACTGCACTATTGTTCTACTTCTTTGCAGTGTCACATGCTCTTCAACCAAAATGTCTCATCTTTTCAAAATGTGATAGCATGCAATGTAATGTCATGCAACAGCAAAAGATGGCAGACTGAAAATTTGTAGCTCCACTCAACATTCCATCTATTGGCTTTACGCTCACTTTTTACTCATCACAACATTATCAGGAATACTTAACTGCATCGATAGGAAGAAATTTTAATATACAGTAACATTTGCATCGAAACAGCCAATACATGCAACAGGTTTCAATAGCCATGTGCTTCAACATAAGTCCGGGAAAGGCAAGACTATGATGAAGCTCCTTATCTTGATTTTACTTATGTGTGGGCATATGCAGTTAAATCTGGCTCCTTAGTATAAATACCCGTGCGGTATTTGTGGGAAACCAGTCAAGATAATCCAACAAGGAATACAGTGTGATTTCTGTGACATTTGGCATGATGCCGCATCATATTCACTGCATGAATATGGACAAGATCACCTACGAAGCTTTAGAAAATTCTTCCTGTGTGTTAGGATGTAACAAGTGTGGCAAGCCAAACTATTCTAGTTCTCTGCTGAACTCATACTCTGATATTGAACATACAAATAGGCTCTCTGCTATAAATACTGCAACTTCACTGGACCTCAATTCTTCTCCACTCCACAAAGACAAAGAACACAGGGGCAGGTGAATGTCGATGGATGCCAGATTTCCCACGTTCCCACAAACATGATCAAATATGGGTATATACCATTAACATTTGTAGCCTCATAAGCCATGATAAACAATTACAACTCCATCAAGTCATTGAGACTTACAAACCTGATGTGACAATAGGACGTGAGACACATCTTAAAGAAGAAATCAATAGTAATGATATATTTCCTGACAAATTCCTTCATCCTCCTCCAAATCGCAAGGACTGAGTTTTGGGGGTAAAGGGTGGAGTCCTAATAGCTATTCACAATGATATTATCTCAGTAGAGCAATCGTCACCTGCTGACTGCAAGATTGTTTGGACCAAAATCTCACACAAAAAGGGTGATATCATGTTTGATACACTTTATCGCCAGCCTACACCCCCCATTGAGACTATTGAACAACTTGAATTCTCCATGAACAGCTTTCAAAAGCTTAATGGATTAACCAGTAAACATGTCATACTTGGAGGTGATTTCAATCTACCATACGAGTATGGCTCAAGGACAGATGCACAGAATTATCGACCTGTTTCTTTGACATCTGTACCATGTAAAGTACTAGAACACAATTATCATGTTTCGGCACATCATGACACACTTGGATGCACATAATGTGTTAGTTGATCATCAAGATGGTTTCAGGAGTAATCGTTCATGTGAGACACAACTCATTAACACCACAGAACACTTGGCACGCTCAATTAATAACATAAACCAACTTGACCTCTTGATACTGGATTTCTCAAAGGCATTCGATACTGTTGCGCACAAGCGTCTGCTCCTGAAACTTGAATATTACGATATCTGTGGTCTCCATCTAAACTGGATGCAATCATGGCTATTAAATAGAACTCAGTAAGTGGTACTTGAAGGTGAGTGTAGTCAGAAGTCAAATGTAAAATCAGGAGTCCCACAAGGAACAGTCTTGGGGCCCCTATGCTTTTTACTTTATATTTATGGCAGGAAACAACATCTCATCCAATCTGAAActttttgctgatgacaccCTCCTGTATGGCCTTGTCCTCAATGCGACTAATGCTCTTTATCTTCAACGAGACCTAGATAGCCTTGTTACCTGGGCACAGGATTGGCAAATGAACTTCCACCCCCTAATGTTCTTCGGATATACAGGATCAAAAACCCTACTATACATCATTACACCATACTAGGTCAAACACTAAAGGTTGTAGACCACCAACCTTATTTGGGCATGACTCTCTCAGAAACACTTAACTGGAAAGCTCATGCCTAGGATGTGAAGAATAAAGCTAATAGGATCTTGGGCTGTGTATCTCCACTCGTGTCCAGAAAGAGTTAAAGCACAAGCATACACCTCCTTAGTAAGACCTGTCTTAGAATATGGTAGTTCTGCCTGGGATCCTTACAGGATATACCAAAATAACTGGCTTGAACAAGTAAAGGGATATTTTATTCAAGACAGGAAGGATGTGTTTTCCAAGCACTGAATTATCTTAATTGGCCAACATTGGAACATAGAAGGAAAGTGAACAGATTAACTCTAATGTACAAGACACTACATGGTGAAGCAGCAATCAATATACCACCTAATGTGAAACATCAAACTGTAACTGTAAACTGTAATCAcataattaatattgtttattccatcattattttatcacAATTATTTACTATTTTAGTCGCAcatatttattcatttcacTGCACTTGCACTGGAATTTGCTACACGTCCTTATAGGATTTTGCAAATTCAATTATGTAGATTTATAGATGCAGCCAAACTCATTCAGTCATCTTTTGGTTGCCACAAAATTTAGTACCAATTGTTGGATAAAGCCAAGTCCTAACATGCAACCAATTTCTGAATGACACATGTGAATTGGCGTGAAATTGTTATGATGTATAAGATGCTATATTTCCTGCTATTGTACTAAAGGGTATGTGAATGGAGAACCcttttgttgatgttgtttcaAATGCTCAAGCACATACCCTTGATAAACATAATATTTTACATGAACTtaaatacaacaacaacacgaGTAGTTGAGATCTGACACAGGAATCAGCTCATCATATTTCAAGATTATCTTTTAAAGTCAGGATACTTCAGGACACGGTCCAAACAATAAGTGCTGTCCTCTCAGATTATTCTAATAAACTCTTCTACCTTACACAACTTAACTATGACCTTGTGGTACATCGGGCATCCTTTAACGTTTAGAAACAAATGAAGAGAACACACGAAGGATCGTGAATTTGAAACAGAGCAACAAAATCTCCTTCGCTTCAGTCTTCATTCACCTTTCAGTTACTAGCAGCCAAAATAGTGGTTAAGCCACAATCAATCAAAAAAGAACACCTCTTAACATATCTTTCGCCTTCCTGAAGGTCATTACAttctcaaaaaaacaaacatattcGAACAAAGGGCGAGACAATGGGTTTTTAATACTCACGTTTTGACACAGCACCAATTCCCTTTCTTCAAGTTTCGATGTAACAGCTACCTAAATGCAGCCATGTGCATCAAATAGTTTGGGTTTCTCAGTACTATCGCTACTTTTAATAGTCCCCACTGTTCACCGCTGTTCACCTAGTTCCCTCGTTCCCCTGCACTGATCGCACTGATACTACTGATTGACTCGATTTACGCAACCCCTATGCGTGAAACCCGCTGGAACCACACCAAATTACGCGGGCGTCAATCACCGACTTACGTCCGGGACATCGATAGATATCGATGAAGAttgaagtaaatttttagcttttccagctttctgattggttccctaaacCCATGATATGAggcattatcgttaagtttgatcaaataaggaaaagctgatggcgaatttcttgtgctgaaattttagaggtcggaaaaaattttttcgcgacgtcttcggtaaagaaaatgtcacgatttcaggaggtttcacccgaaaaaatcaagagaattgcttaaaaatttactaaaacagttactcttctcggacttgccggatatgagctgataataaccaactcggcccaCGGCCTCTTTGGTTATATATGTGACCATCCACgggaaaaccaacaaaaaggTGATGACACGGGCACGCGTGCATGCCACGGCACGCTGAGCGTGACATGTAACACGGCATATGCGCATATTTAATAAGTAGCACAATAGATGTCACGGTGGCTTTTGTTCTGCACGCTAAGACACTCGAAACCTTTTGTTAAGCGTGGCGTGTTCGAGTTGCGTGTCAGATGCGTGCCAAACAAGGCACAGTAAAATACTAGGAAGAAAAGGTAGTGAATGAACAGAGGACTGTTCTGAAACTCCTTTACACCAAACTGTTTCGGTGTCCGATTGTTTCCAAAGAACTGCACAAGTAACGCGAATTAAAGGTTATGTAATCGACAGaaactgaataattttttttttatttgaacatgtataaggcaaagaaaaaggagacCTAAAAATTATGTCTTCCTAATCGATTTGTATTCTTATCAATAACCATTTTAGCTTGAGAGAAATATCGAAGCCCGAGCTGCGAGTCATGCGAGCCAACATGGCGAGCCATGCGAGTCGACATGCGAGTTAACCGCTTTAAATGAGTGCTTGCATTTAAAACGGTCACATATATCAACTCATacccggcgcgtcctcgaagaataactgttaaatatatatgaaGTTCATATTGTACTACGGTtgtagatgaaggtgaagaATGGTCATCGCAGTAagttttccaatttaagcaattggcctgaaaaatatcagggcttcgacgggattcgaacccgtgacctgcgcgacaccggtgcgatgctcgaccaacgaTTTTATTTCCCTTGAATCTCAGTGTTTCCCTAGAGCTTTGAGCacatatatttgtttatttaacacATCTGACAATACACAAGTTGTAGAATGGGTCTTAACTAGCCACTGTGCGAAGAGCTTGATGCAATGCTTATTTTTCGATATTTCTTGTTATCCCCCTccaatttattaatctactatggtAACTGATCGATATTAATAAATTCGaatagatgtattcttgaagttcaacaagaccgataaagttgaacaactcCGCGAGAGATCAGCAGGTcaagcacatgcgaatataatctttgggtaaatttaaTAATTCACACTTTGTTAcctgtataaacttcttttcagtTTACCTCTTGATCATTCGTAAtggtctctagagccaataaacattttgaagaagtccttggcttcaaacaaatctaaaacagcgtaaaacttgatgaaatcagaagtcgctcggctgtttgtttaccattcgagctatttaacaattattccacgagcccgaatgggctatgaaccaatagcccatgaggccgaaggccgaatgggctattgactcagaggccatgagggcgagaggaataattgttttagtaaaatccaactagttggtcaaataaaatatcaacactaaacatctttcgcaacttaaagctagacttcaatcctcttttaccgtcaaaacattacaaatttggcgggcgcttttcgctactagtgggctataacgtatagcctactagtagctccaccaatcagaacgcaggattgatgatagaccactagttggattttactaatactatttaacgtgagcttgttttgaagtgctgtcttcctcaCTTCTACATTCATTGTCCTCCcctacactgatcttcgattacaGGCAATATTggtttcaaagcagaattcgctttgagtagttcgtctgtcaaagtaggctttacggacattacgatCCATTACGATAAGCATTCTGAAAAATCCCAGTCGCTTTATTTCTTCGAGGCCTATTGCGCCTAAGTCTTCGTTTTCAGCTGTCAGGGACATAGAGTATGCGTAGACACGAATCTGTCAGGTGATAAGCTAAACTCCGCCCCTTCTTAGTCACTCGACTTGTTGACATTGATTGACAACCTTCTTGTTTCTTATTGGCCAGCCATTGATGATTACCTCATAGCAGAAGGCCGCATAGATCTCAAGGGTACTACAGTATTGCgcaatttgttcattttctaaCGAGGGTGGTGAAGGGGTAAAATGGGAGCTGggatttgccttttttagacgctgggaaatgggattttgtgcactgggactgggattcatgaaaaaaacaatagaaaatgggAATGGGATTTAAATTTGAGCAACACAGGATAGGATTGTGGGATTTGAGCTGggattagaaaaaaacaatttacttgAAAATGGGATTAGGACCCCCCTTCATGACCCTCTCTAACGGAGGAAACATAATACAAACTAGACTCTCCGCGAGGGTCAACTGGGTTGCCTGTTTGTACGTAACTCTAATTTTGCGGATAGTTGATCGCTTGTCCCGCCCCGTGTAAAACCAAAGGATGATTCCCTAAATGCCAAGACCAGCAAAGCATCGGAATTTAAAAAGCGGATACAAGCGCAAGGCTAGCCCGAGAGAGAGGATTTTAGTACGTTCACGTGTTATTTCTTTCGTATGAACGGTCCTAATTTGTGTCTGGCTCTTGAAATACAAAATGGCTAA is a window of Acropora palmata chromosome 11, jaAcrPala1.3, whole genome shotgun sequence DNA encoding:
- the LOC141896416 gene encoding uncharacterized protein LOC141896416, coding for MQNELHKGRIAGPYPIPPLPNLHTSRFGVIPKKHQPGKWRLILDLSSPAGAIVNDWIPKDVFSVQYMSVDDIIDGIMTYGRGTLMGKFDIESAYRIVPVHLDDRFLLGMQWRGHFFIDLALLFGLRSAPYIFSAVADLLEWIVRRNYHVAFLKHYLDDFHTLGPPDSPQCKQNLATCIILFSD
- the LOC141896417 gene encoding uncharacterized protein LOC141896417, producing MPLSIAYKELFHVVLAAALWGPWWSSRRVEFCSDNMAVVEVLRSGTSRDPNLMALLHRLSLLTAQLSLSDYSQAMLWAACCLDFFGVLRAGEFTVNEPSDPAIHLTPQDLQLDSTSKPTCLRVQIKASKTDPFHQGCFIYLDRGHTSICPIASLMAYLHRRSPAPGPLFLQENGQPLTRTQLSNFFQSNLSAVGITGTYSGHSFHTGAATTATQQGLLDHLIKTMGRWSSDAYLPYVRTPVQSILNISGQLL